From Melospiza melodia melodia isolate bMelMel2 chromosome 31, bMelMel2.pri, whole genome shotgun sequence, one genomic window encodes:
- the LOC134431335 gene encoding SAP domain-containing ribonucleoprotein-like isoform X1: MAAEPVELHKLKLAELKQECLARGLEAKGNKQDLIHRLQAYLEEHAEEEPNEEDVLGEEIEEEEPKAPEPPVKVEEAPAKSPDVIQEKKVVKISSEISQMERMQKRAERFNVPVSLESKKAARAARFGLATIPTKGLSGDSKPTINLEKLKERAQRFGLNVSSLSKKSEEDEKLKKRKERFGIVTGAGAAEDSEVAKKRKRAERFGIV, encoded by the exons ATGGCGGCGGAGCCGGTGGAGCTGCACAAGCTGAAG ctggcagagctgaAGCAGGAGTGCCTGGCACGAGGGCTGGAGGCCAAGGGCAACAAGCAGGACCTGATCCACCGCCTGCAGGCCTACCTGGAGGAGCACG CTGAGGAGGAGCCCAACGAGGAGgacgtgctgggagaggagattGAG gaggaggAGCCCAAGGCGCCGGAGCCGCCGGTGAAGGTGGAGGAGGCGCCGGCAAAGTCGCCCGACGT GATCCAGGAGAAGAAAGTGGTGAAAATCTCCTCGGAAATCTCCCAGATGGAG AGGATGCAGAAAAGGGCCGAGAGGTTCAACGTCCCCGTCAGCCTGGAGAGCAaaaaggcagcgagggcagcACG GTTTGGCTTGGCCACAATTCCCACAAAAG ggCTCTCAGGAGACTCCAAACCCACG ATAAACCTGGAAAAGCTCAAGGAAAGGGCCCAGAGGTTCGGCCTCAACGTCTCCTCCCTCTCCAAGAAG agTGAGGAGGATGAGAagctgaagaagaggaaggaaaggTTCGGGATCGTCACCGGGGCCGGCGCCGCTGAGGACTCCGAGGTGG CAAAGAAGCGGAAAAGGGCGGAAAGGTTTGGGATCGTCTGA
- the LOC134431335 gene encoding SAP domain-containing ribonucleoprotein-like isoform X2 translates to MAAEPVELHKLKLAELKQECLARGLEAKGNKQDLIHRLQAYLEEHAEEEPNEEDVLGEEIEEEEPKAPEPPVKVEEAPAKSPDVIQEKKVVKISSEISQMERMQKRAERFNVPVSLESKKAARAARFGLATIPTKGLSGDSKPTINLEKLKERAQRFGLNVSSLSKKSEEDEKLKKRKERFGIVTGAGAAEDSEAKKRKRAERFGIV, encoded by the exons ATGGCGGCGGAGCCGGTGGAGCTGCACAAGCTGAAG ctggcagagctgaAGCAGGAGTGCCTGGCACGAGGGCTGGAGGCCAAGGGCAACAAGCAGGACCTGATCCACCGCCTGCAGGCCTACCTGGAGGAGCACG CTGAGGAGGAGCCCAACGAGGAGgacgtgctgggagaggagattGAG gaggaggAGCCCAAGGCGCCGGAGCCGCCGGTGAAGGTGGAGGAGGCGCCGGCAAAGTCGCCCGACGT GATCCAGGAGAAGAAAGTGGTGAAAATCTCCTCGGAAATCTCCCAGATGGAG AGGATGCAGAAAAGGGCCGAGAGGTTCAACGTCCCCGTCAGCCTGGAGAGCAaaaaggcagcgagggcagcACG GTTTGGCTTGGCCACAATTCCCACAAAAG ggCTCTCAGGAGACTCCAAACCCACG ATAAACCTGGAAAAGCTCAAGGAAAGGGCCCAGAGGTTCGGCCTCAACGTCTCCTCCCTCTCCAAGAAG agTGAGGAGGATGAGAagctgaagaagaggaaggaaaggTTCGGGATCGTCACCGGGGCCGGCGCCGCTGAGGACTCCGAG GCAAAGAAGCGGAAAAGGGCGGAAAGGTTTGGGATCGTCTGA